A portion of the Chondrinema litorale genome contains these proteins:
- the hemN gene encoding oxygen-independent coproporphyrinogen III oxidase — translation MLQNLVQKYNIPGPRYTSYPTVPYWDESQFTRNKWISCVQKSFIESNDTEGISLYIHLPFCESMCTFCGCNKRITKNHLVESVYINSVLKEWELYCNYFHKKPKIKEIHLGGGTPTFFSPENLKILIDGIFKRAEKFDNDSYFSFEGHPNNTTLEHLKKLYELGFRRVSYGIQDFDPYVQTLINRIQSFENVKRVTEQAREIGYTSVNFDIIYGLPQQKLSSVINTMDLVNQLKPDRIAYYSYAHVPWIKGLGQRKFTEEDLPSPQLKQELYETGKSLLKENGYLEIGMDHFALEHDSLWSALQNKTLHRNFMGYSDSKTQMMIGLGVSSISDSWTGFSQNEKKLEDYYQAIKENRIPVFRGHILSDEDLIVRQHILNLMCQLETKWQAGEFGECEIDILSRLATYEKDELIELNGKNLKVTKEGKAFIRNICMAFDVKLWRKKPTTKLFSMTI, via the coding sequence ATGTTACAAAACCTCGTTCAAAAGTATAACATACCTGGACCAAGGTATACTAGTTATCCAACTGTGCCTTACTGGGATGAAAGTCAGTTTACTAGAAATAAATGGATTTCTTGTGTGCAAAAATCCTTTATAGAAAGTAATGATACTGAGGGGATCAGCCTATACATACATTTACCATTTTGTGAAAGCATGTGTACATTTTGCGGCTGTAATAAAAGAATTACGAAAAACCACTTAGTAGAAAGTGTTTATATAAATTCTGTTTTAAAAGAATGGGAATTATACTGCAACTACTTTCATAAAAAACCAAAAATTAAAGAAATACATTTGGGCGGTGGCACACCGACATTCTTCTCTCCAGAAAACCTAAAAATACTTATAGATGGCATATTCAAAAGGGCTGAAAAGTTTGATAACGACTCTTACTTTAGTTTCGAAGGCCATCCAAATAACACAACCTTAGAACACTTAAAAAAGCTTTACGAATTAGGATTTAGAAGAGTAAGCTATGGCATACAAGATTTTGATCCTTATGTCCAAACATTAATCAATAGGATTCAATCATTCGAAAATGTTAAAAGAGTTACTGAACAAGCCAGAGAAATTGGATACACATCTGTAAACTTTGATATAATCTATGGACTGCCTCAGCAAAAACTGAGTAGTGTAATTAATACGATGGATTTGGTGAATCAATTAAAACCAGATAGAATCGCATATTACAGTTATGCTCATGTACCTTGGATTAAAGGTCTAGGGCAACGTAAATTTACAGAAGAAGACCTACCCTCACCTCAACTAAAACAAGAGCTTTACGAGACCGGAAAAAGCCTCTTAAAAGAAAATGGATATCTTGAAATAGGAATGGATCATTTTGCCTTAGAACATGACAGTTTATGGAGTGCACTTCAGAATAAGACTTTACACAGAAACTTTATGGGTTATTCTGATTCCAAAACTCAAATGATGATTGGATTAGGAGTTTCTTCTATAAGCGATTCATGGACTGGATTTTCTCAAAATGAAAAAAAACTAGAAGACTATTATCAAGCAATTAAAGAAAATAGAATCCCTGTTTTTAGAGGCCATATATTATCCGATGAAGATTTAATTGTCCGCCAACACATATTAAATCTAATGTGTCAATTAGAAACCAAATGGCAAGCAGGAGAATTTGGTGAATGCGAAATCGATATTTTAAGTCGATTAGCGACTTATGAAAAAGATGAATTAATAGAATTGAATGGCAAAAACCTAAAAGTAACCAAAGAAGGCAAAGCCTTTATTAGAAATATTTGTATGGCTTTCGACGTAAAACTTTGGCGTAAAAAACCAACCACGAAGCTTTTTTCCATGAC